In a genomic window of Pedobacter sp. KBS0701:
- a CDS encoding glucoamylase family protein — translation MKFIFRNFLLLSFTLFTLSSCAQRKKSAYNPDLNIKKNLSDIELLDLVQKQTFQYFWDGAEPISGAGRERFHVDNVYPENDKNTVATGATGFGLMAILSGIDRNYVTKKEGLDRLNKILDFLSKADRFHGAWSHWINGETGKVRPFGQKDNGGDLVETSFVAQALICINEYYKNGSEPEKALAKKADDLWKEIDFNWFRNGQNVLYWHWSPEYNWEMNFPVKGYNECLIMYVMAASSPTHTIPAKVYHEGWARGGAIKADFDLYGHHIPLDYQGAKNSVGPLFWAHYSYLGLNPKGLKDRYADYWQNNVNHTLAIYDYCVANPKKFKGYGKNSWGLTASYSVKGYAAHSLQEDYGVISPTAAISSIPYTPKESMKVIRHLYEDLGDKVWGKYGFYDAFSETDNWYPKRYLGIDQGPMVVMIENYRSGLLWKLFMGNKDVQNGLKKLDFQFQP, via the coding sequence ATGAAATTTATATTCCGAAACTTCCTCTTATTATCATTTACTCTTTTTACGCTATCATCATGTGCACAGCGAAAAAAAAGTGCCTACAATCCAGATCTAAATATCAAAAAGAATCTTTCCGATATCGAATTATTGGATCTCGTTCAAAAACAAACCTTCCAATATTTTTGGGATGGTGCCGAGCCAATTTCTGGTGCAGGCAGAGAGCGTTTCCATGTAGATAACGTTTATCCTGAAAATGATAAAAACACAGTAGCTACAGGTGCAACAGGTTTTGGTTTAATGGCCATTTTAAGCGGAATTGATAGGAATTACGTAACCAAAAAAGAAGGATTAGACCGCTTAAATAAAATATTGGACTTCCTATCCAAAGCCGATCGATTTCATGGCGCGTGGTCGCATTGGATAAACGGCGAAACAGGAAAAGTACGTCCATTCGGACAAAAAGATAATGGAGGTGATTTAGTGGAGACTTCATTTGTTGCGCAGGCTTTAATCTGCATTAACGAGTATTATAAAAATGGTTCTGAACCCGAAAAAGCATTAGCAAAAAAGGCCGATGACCTTTGGAAGGAAATCGATTTTAATTGGTTCCGCAACGGACAAAACGTATTGTATTGGCATTGGTCGCCAGAGTATAACTGGGAAATGAACTTCCCGGTAAAAGGCTATAACGAATGTTTAATCATGTATGTTATGGCAGCTTCCTCCCCTACTCATACCATACCCGCCAAAGTCTATCACGAAGGCTGGGCAAGAGGAGGAGCAATTAAAGCAGATTTCGATCTTTATGGACATCATATTCCATTAGATTATCAAGGTGCAAAAAATTCTGTGGGTCCATTATTTTGGGCACATTATTCATATTTAGGTTTAAATCCTAAGGGATTAAAAGACCGCTATGCCGATTATTGGCAAAACAATGTAAACCACACACTGGCTATATACGATTACTGTGTAGCCAACCCTAAGAAATTTAAAGGTTATGGCAAAAATAGCTGGGGTTTAACTGCCAGTTACTCAGTTAAAGGTTATGCTGCCCATAGCCTTCAGGAAGATTATGGCGTTATCTCGCCCACAGCAGCCATTTCTTCTATCCCATATACCCCAAAAGAATCGATGAAGGTAATCAGACACCTTTACGAGGATTTGGGCGATAAGGTTTGGGGGAAATACGGTTTTTATGATGCTTTCTCTGAAACGGATAACTGGTATCCGAAAAGATATCTGGGCATTGATCAGGGTCCAATGGTAGTAATGATCGAAAACTATAGATCAGGACTGCTTTGGAAGTTATTTATGGGAAATAAAGATGTTCAAAATGGTTTGAAGAAACTGGATTTTCAGTTTCAACCATAG
- a CDS encoding discoidin domain-containing protein: MAKHLFKIFLIIPLLCGKFTASAQQKTYCNPINVDYGYTPFESFSEWGKHRATADPVIVNYKGDFYLFSTNQWGYWHSADMLNWKFHERKFLRPWNKTKDELCAPGVGIVGDTMVVFGSTYTKNFTLWGSTDPKGNKWFPLVDSLEIGGWDPAFFTDGDGKFYMYNGSSNNYPMYGVELDRKTFKPKGTRTPMYLLESWRYGWQRFGEYMDNTFLDPFAEGAWMTKHNGKYYFQYGAPGTEFSGYSDGVVVGTKPLFYDTPTTPQSDPLSYKGGGFSRGAGHGATFQDNNKNYWHISTSIICVKNTWERRMGIWPTGFDKDDVMWTNTAFGDYPLYLPAERKEGGPAGPGWMLINYKKPVTVSSTLGSFNANNAIDENIKTYWSAKTANNGEWIQTDLGSLATVNAIQINYADQDAEFLGKQNGIYHQYKILSSTDGKKWSVLVDKSQNKTDVPHDYIELRKPVKTRFVKMVNIHMPTGKFAISGLRVFGNGNGEKPTKVKNLIVLRTEKDKRSAYIKWEPVDNAFAYNLYYGTAPDKLYNCIMIHDFNEYWFKAMDSQKAYFFSIEAINENGVSVKTEVKKVD; encoded by the coding sequence ATGGCTAAACATTTATTCAAAATATTTTTAATAATACCTCTGCTTTGCGGTAAGTTCACGGCTTCTGCGCAGCAGAAAACCTATTGCAACCCCATCAATGTAGATTATGGTTATACGCCTTTCGAATCTTTTTCTGAATGGGGTAAACACCGTGCCACAGCCGATCCGGTAATCGTAAATTATAAAGGCGATTTTTATCTCTTCAGTACGAACCAATGGGGTTACTGGCACAGTGCCGATATGCTGAACTGGAAATTCCATGAAAGAAAATTTCTTCGCCCATGGAACAAAACCAAAGATGAACTCTGTGCGCCTGGTGTGGGTATTGTTGGCGATACCATGGTGGTTTTTGGCAGTACTTATACCAAAAATTTCACACTTTGGGGCAGCACCGATCCTAAAGGGAACAAATGGTTTCCTTTGGTTGATTCATTAGAAATCGGTGGCTGGGATCCAGCCTTTTTTACCGACGGTGATGGTAAATTTTACATGTATAACGGCAGCAGTAATAATTATCCGATGTATGGTGTAGAGCTCGACCGCAAAACTTTTAAACCAAAAGGTACCCGTACACCAATGTATTTGCTCGAAAGCTGGCGCTATGGCTGGCAACGTTTCGGCGAGTATATGGACAATACCTTTCTCGATCCCTTTGCCGAAGGTGCCTGGATGACCAAACATAATGGTAAATATTATTTCCAATATGGCGCACCCGGAACCGAATTTAGCGGCTATTCGGATGGAGTGGTTGTAGGCACCAAACCGCTGTTTTACGATACACCAACAACACCACAATCCGATCCTTTGAGTTATAAAGGTGGAGGATTTTCCCGCGGTGCTGGTCACGGTGCAACCTTTCAGGACAATAACAAAAATTACTGGCACATTTCTACCAGCATTATCTGCGTAAAAAATACCTGGGAACGCCGAATGGGGATCTGGCCAACCGGTTTTGATAAAGATGATGTGATGTGGACCAATACTGCCTTCGGCGATTACCCACTTTATTTACCGGCTGAAAGAAAAGAAGGCGGACCTGCAGGGCCAGGCTGGATGCTCATTAATTATAAAAAACCGGTAACCGTTTCTTCTACCCTGGGAAGCTTTAATGCCAATAATGCGATTGACGAAAATATTAAAACCTATTGGAGTGCCAAAACAGCCAATAATGGCGAATGGATCCAGACTGATTTGGGTAGTCTAGCAACCGTTAACGCCATACAGATCAACTATGCTGATCAGGATGCCGAATTCTTAGGAAAACAGAACGGAATTTACCACCAATATAAAATCCTTTCCTCAACGGATGGAAAAAAGTGGAGCGTCTTGGTTGATAAAAGCCAGAACAAAACAGACGTTCCGCATGATTATATAGAACTCCGGAAACCGGTAAAAACCAGGTTTGTTAAAATGGTAAACATCCACATGCCTACTGGAAAATTTGCCATTAGTGGTTTACGTGTTTTTGGGAATGGAAATGGTGAGAAACCGACAAAAGTGAAAAATCTGATCGTTTTAAGGACAGAAAAAGACAAACGCAGTGCCTACATTAAATGGGAGCCTGTTGATAATGCTTTTGCCTATAACCTTTATTACGGTACTGCGCCTGATAAACT